The genomic region TCACGGAGGGAACAGGGGTTCGACTCCCCTTGGGGACGCCAATTACCAAGCTAGCTCATCAATTCAGAGATAGCTTCAAACATGCTAGAATCACTTTTTTTAAATTTTCCCATAAAAACTTATGAGCTTAGATAACGTCCTTCCTGGTAAAGATGTTCCAACACATTTCAACGTCATTATTGAAATACCCATGAATGCTGATCCAATCAAATATGAAGTCGATAAAGAGTCCGGTGCGATCTTTGTAGATCGATTTATGGGTACTGCAATGCACTATCCTACTAACTATGGCTACGTTCCAAAAACAATTGCAGGTGATGGTGACCCTGTGGATGTGCTTGTTGTTACACCATTACCTTTAATACCAGGTGTGGTTGTGAGTTGTCGCGCTGTTGGCATATTAGATATGGAAGATGAACAGGGTCAGGATGCAAAAATTTTAGCAGTTCCTGAAGATAGAATTCTTTCAATCTATTCTCACTGGCAAAAACCTGAAGACATGAATCCTTTGCGCCTCAATCAAATTCAACACTTTTTTGAGCACTATAAGGATTTGGAAAAAGGTAAATGGGTTAAAGTTAAAGGATGGAAAGGCCCTCAAGATGCGCACAAGGAAATTCTCGAAGGCATTGAAAGATACAAAAAGAGTTAGTTATTAAAATCCATGGCGACCCACAATCTCAGACGGGTCTTCATCTTTAAGAAATACGTATTCGCCTGTGACATCAATTTCTACCCAGTCACATACCAAAGACAAAGTTTCGAAGTTTTCATCAATGACGCAGCAATCCAGCCACTTTTTTTCGCCATTGATTAAAATAGCTTGAAAGCCAATTTCTCTCCAAGCATTCACTAAATTTTCCATATCAATAGGATTCATAGCGCCATCTCGAAAGAGGTGTTCATCGTACCAAACTCTAGTGCCTAGCGAAGAAGCATGGTCAATCAAGCACT from Candidatus Methylopumilus universalis harbors:
- the ppa gene encoding inorganic diphosphatase, producing MSLDNVLPGKDVPTHFNVIIEIPMNADPIKYEVDKESGAIFVDRFMGTAMHYPTNYGYVPKTIAGDGDPVDVLVVTPLPLIPGVVVSCRAVGILDMEDEQGQDAKILAVPEDRILSIYSHWQKPEDMNPLRLNQIQHFFEHYKDLEKGKWVKVKGWKGPQDAHKEILEGIERYKKS